The Lycium barbarum isolate Lr01 chromosome 12, ASM1917538v2, whole genome shotgun sequence genome includes a region encoding these proteins:
- the LOC132625043 gene encoding uncharacterized protein LOC132625043 isoform X1: MRLGVTGYSLSMEYGNEENGFISVPAPEFGAIFMSNIATKRDCFKHKVFGLPSSMANFVKEVKKGMVLFLFEYEMRQLFGVYRAISDGGMNIVPHAFRSSGKQFAAQVQFVPIWYCSPLSENEFRDAIRDNYFSARKFHFGLSDEQVHRLLRLFSSRKLKNKLPPRSLTAVVSNGVDEDHIMVNNNSSAASGGFDIKHSNVDLGKALSRGHPRSFCGVKGVNDDMCPIEHRVKDEDRVDSAEHLYYNDKKRRIGYDGRLLRDNAVEDKLLVHSLNEELKSSRDDWSSLNGRVKSGHKIHMNYSPAISNYMGDSDLRRTVHDSNFVVRDQIVKENNMDSNYCLGRSNEHSGKASDSDITRLGTHYAGFSRKTTVDKAHSMYNSREPSLSRKNKSDPFWNIGTVTDDWQSSFDDRVGKKSNLDLDINSTIVSERFDNSPHNQNGIRKDGRLFTTEISGNESKVLTGIGREFDHLAAIDDDSVCFLSRRKGANEKCVDNFCIPAASNGNSAYAGDVSRRVAEVGSYPMNDFDGFVPGAENFQRPLTVADCTAYSPMKNGTSGYYTKFIAETEFPQSTEAQNLDYSCSKFHDATTTKVMPYKHERLSSCYGHTETYEVEQGSNFVQKQSSSNVYRENSFALSKGIFSPYSYPEFTKRGLESASEDGKMVLLRSHDGFDAPPLNVGISEAMESNRSGSFGYRTDFIPRGSIAPHFARADINKGDSWRFKSQAALGSIARNSFSGNYQCADEELGDDHFIWQASDATHVGRSSRSPNTSRLLHQGNVLTNLDHTNIPGADIVNDECQNNILTDVVHSDSRNSRRSVFSRLSLAPKVRKLREQEADHSMSFNEHYMDTTIDEIMDVLYKDQKIVPKKPLNWKPYIRKVEHGETNRSGKHVAVIKNDLEQPDDSIMRVLRESADEVLEGSMNHVLAETRVVDFKRRRKTSRASEKTNAKLNKEEKTNDNEHTVLQNAQENSSETAIAKDSADKPIKRRKLVRPAFDENNSTSDLKDQLPCQTLDKVKTGNSDSSEIQSAL; the protein is encoded by the exons ATGAGACTTGGAG TGACAGGATATAGTTTGTCAATGGAGTATGGCAACGAAGAGAATGGTTTTATTAGTGTTCCGGCTCCTGAGTTTGGTGCAATTTTTATGTCAAACATTGCAACAAAGAGAGACTGCTTTAAACATAAGGTCTTTGGCCTTCCATCGTCCATGGCTAATTTTGTTAAGGAGGTCAAAAAAGGAATGGTCCTGTTCCTATTTGAATATGAAATGAGACAACTTTTTGGAGTGTATCGGGCTATCTCAGACGGTGGAATGAACATTGTACCCCATGCATTTAGGTCTTCAGGGAAGCAGTTTGCTGCGCAG GTCCAATTTGTGCCGATCTGGTACTGTAGTCCACTATCTGAAAATGAGTTCCGCGATGCCATTAGGGACAACTACTTTTCAGCAAGGAAGTTCCACTTTGGTCTATCTGATGAGCAG GTTCATAGGCTTCTCAGGTTGTTTAGTTCAAgaaagttaaagaataagttacCCCCGAGAAGTCTCACAGCTGTAGTGAGCAACGGTGTTGACGAAGACCATATAATGGTCAATAACAATTCTTCTGCTGCAAGTGGTGGTTTTGATATCAAACATTCTAATGTTGATTTAGGGAAGGCCCTGTCGAGAGGACATCCAAGGTCATTCTGTGGGGTAAAAGGAGTCAACGATGACATGTGCCCAATTGAGCATAGAGTGAAGGATGAAGATAGAGTTGATTCTGCTGAACATCTCTACTATAATGATAAGAAGAGAAGAATAGGTTATGATGGAAGGTTATTGAGGGATAATGCTGTGGAAGATAAGCTTCTTGTTCACTCCCTCAATGAAGAATTAAAATCTTCTAGAGATGATTGGTCCTCTTTGAATGGCAGGGTAAAGAGTGGGCACAAAATCCACATGAATTATTCTCCTGCCATCTCCAACTACATGGGAGATTCTGACCTCAGAAGAACAGTTCATGATTCAAATTTTGTGGTAAGAGATCAGATAGTAAAGGAAAATAACATGGACAGTAATTATTGTCTGGGCAGATCAAATGAGCACAGTGGAAAGGCTTCAGACAGTGATATAACTAGACTTGGTACTCATTATGCAGGGTTTTCAAGGAAAACTACTGTGGATAAAGCACATAGCATGTATAATTCTCGTGAGCCTTCCCTTTCTAGGAAGAATAAAAGTGACCCCTTTTGGAATATTGGAACAGTAACTGATGATTGGCAGAGTTCCTTTGACGATAGAGTAGGAAAAAAGAGCAATTTGGACCTGGATATTAATTCTACAATCGTGTCTGAACGCTTTGATAACTCACCACATAATCAGAACGGAATTCGTAAAGATGGTAGATTATTCACAACAGAGATAAGTGGAAATGAATCTAAGGTTCTTACAGGTATCGGAAGAGAATTTGATCATCTAGCGGCCATTGATGATGATAGTGTATGCTTCCTTTCTAGGCGTAAAGGAGCAAATGAAAAATGTGTAGATAACTTTTGTATCCCAGCTGCTTCAAATGGGAACTCCGCGTATGCCGGAGATGTAAGTAGACGGGTGGCTGAAGTTGGTAGTTATCCAATGAATGATTTCGATGGGTTTGTCCCTGGTGCAGAAAACTTTCAGAGGCCTCTCACCGTGGCTGATTGCACTGCTTACTCTCCAATGAAGAATGGAACCTCAGGGTACTATACCAAGTTTATTGCTGAAACAGAATTTCCTCAGTCAACAGAAGCCCAAAATCTTGATTACTCTTGCTCTAAATTCCATGATGCAACAACTACAAAAGTCATGCCATATAAACATGAGCGCCTCAGTTCTTGTTATGGACATACCGAGACTTATGAAGTTGAACAGGGCTCAAACTTTGTACAAAAGCAATCTTCTTCCAATGTTTATAGAGAGAATAGTTTTGCATTGTCTAAAGGTATATTTTCTCCATATTCCTATCCAGAATTTACAAAGAGGGGCCTGGAATCAGCTTCTGAAGATGGAAAGATGGTTCTGCTTCGATCACATGATGGGTTCGACGCTCCCCCTTTAAATGTTGGAATTTCTGAGGCAATGGAATCAAATAGGTCTGGTTCTTTTGGTTATAGAACGGATTTCATTCCAAGGGGTTCTATTGCTCCACATTTTGCTAGGGCTGATATTAACAAGGGTGATAGTTGGAGATTTAAATCTCAAGCTGCCCTCGGTTCTATTGCTAGAAATTCTTTCTCTGGTAATTATCAATGTGCAGATGAGGAACTAGGTGATGACCATTTTATATGGCAAGCGAGTGATGCAACTCATGTTGGAAGAAGTTCTCGTTCTCCTAATACGAGTCGGTTACTTCATCAAGGCAACGTTTTGACAAATCTTGATCACACCAACATCCCTGGGGCAGACATCGTTAATGATGAATGCCAGAACAACATATTAACTGATGTTGTCCATTCTGATTCCAGAAATTCCAGAAGAAGTGTGTTTAGTCGCTTATCTTTAGCTCCTAAAGTACGTAAGCTGAGAGAACAAGAAGCTGATCATAGTATGAGCTTTAATGAGCATTATATGGATACTACAATTGACGAAATCATGGACGTGTTATACAAGGATCAGAAAATTGTACCAAAAAAGCCATTGAATTGGAAACCATATATTCGAAAAGTCGAACATGGGGAAACTAACAGGTCCGGGAAACATGTTGCAGTTATCAAGAATGATTTAGAGCAGCCTGATGATTCAATTATGAGAGTTCTCAGAGAAAGCGCCGATGAAGTCCTTGAAGGAAGTATGAACCATGTTCTCGCAGAGACCAGAGTGGTGGACTTCAAGCGCAGGAGGAAGACAAGTCGAGCTTCAGAAAAGACTAATGCCAAACTCAACAAAGAAGAAAAGACAAATGATAATGAACACACAGTCCTTCAGAATGCACAAGAAAACAGTTCTGAAACTGCAATAGCTAAGGATTCAGCTGATAAGCCAATCAAGCGTAGAAAGCTTGTGCGTCCAGCATTTGATGAAAACAACTCCACGAGTGATTTGAAAGACCAACTTCCTTGTCAGACACTTGACAAGGTTAAAACAGGCAATTCAGATTCGAGCGAAATTCAGTCCGCCctctaa
- the LOC132625043 gene encoding uncharacterized protein LOC132625043 isoform X2, with the protein MRLGGYSLSMEYGNEENGFISVPAPEFGAIFMSNIATKRDCFKHKVFGLPSSMANFVKEVKKGMVLFLFEYEMRQLFGVYRAISDGGMNIVPHAFRSSGKQFAAQVQFVPIWYCSPLSENEFRDAIRDNYFSARKFHFGLSDEQVHRLLRLFSSRKLKNKLPPRSLTAVVSNGVDEDHIMVNNNSSAASGGFDIKHSNVDLGKALSRGHPRSFCGVKGVNDDMCPIEHRVKDEDRVDSAEHLYYNDKKRRIGYDGRLLRDNAVEDKLLVHSLNEELKSSRDDWSSLNGRVKSGHKIHMNYSPAISNYMGDSDLRRTVHDSNFVVRDQIVKENNMDSNYCLGRSNEHSGKASDSDITRLGTHYAGFSRKTTVDKAHSMYNSREPSLSRKNKSDPFWNIGTVTDDWQSSFDDRVGKKSNLDLDINSTIVSERFDNSPHNQNGIRKDGRLFTTEISGNESKVLTGIGREFDHLAAIDDDSVCFLSRRKGANEKCVDNFCIPAASNGNSAYAGDVSRRVAEVGSYPMNDFDGFVPGAENFQRPLTVADCTAYSPMKNGTSGYYTKFIAETEFPQSTEAQNLDYSCSKFHDATTTKVMPYKHERLSSCYGHTETYEVEQGSNFVQKQSSSNVYRENSFALSKGIFSPYSYPEFTKRGLESASEDGKMVLLRSHDGFDAPPLNVGISEAMESNRSGSFGYRTDFIPRGSIAPHFARADINKGDSWRFKSQAALGSIARNSFSGNYQCADEELGDDHFIWQASDATHVGRSSRSPNTSRLLHQGNVLTNLDHTNIPGADIVNDECQNNILTDVVHSDSRNSRRSVFSRLSLAPKVRKLREQEADHSMSFNEHYMDTTIDEIMDVLYKDQKIVPKKPLNWKPYIRKVEHGETNRSGKHVAVIKNDLEQPDDSIMRVLRESADEVLEGSMNHVLAETRVVDFKRRRKTSRASEKTNAKLNKEEKTNDNEHTVLQNAQENSSETAIAKDSADKPIKRRKLVRPAFDENNSTSDLKDQLPCQTLDKVKTGNSDSSEIQSAL; encoded by the exons ATGAGACTTGGAG GATATAGTTTGTCAATGGAGTATGGCAACGAAGAGAATGGTTTTATTAGTGTTCCGGCTCCTGAGTTTGGTGCAATTTTTATGTCAAACATTGCAACAAAGAGAGACTGCTTTAAACATAAGGTCTTTGGCCTTCCATCGTCCATGGCTAATTTTGTTAAGGAGGTCAAAAAAGGAATGGTCCTGTTCCTATTTGAATATGAAATGAGACAACTTTTTGGAGTGTATCGGGCTATCTCAGACGGTGGAATGAACATTGTACCCCATGCATTTAGGTCTTCAGGGAAGCAGTTTGCTGCGCAG GTCCAATTTGTGCCGATCTGGTACTGTAGTCCACTATCTGAAAATGAGTTCCGCGATGCCATTAGGGACAACTACTTTTCAGCAAGGAAGTTCCACTTTGGTCTATCTGATGAGCAG GTTCATAGGCTTCTCAGGTTGTTTAGTTCAAgaaagttaaagaataagttacCCCCGAGAAGTCTCACAGCTGTAGTGAGCAACGGTGTTGACGAAGACCATATAATGGTCAATAACAATTCTTCTGCTGCAAGTGGTGGTTTTGATATCAAACATTCTAATGTTGATTTAGGGAAGGCCCTGTCGAGAGGACATCCAAGGTCATTCTGTGGGGTAAAAGGAGTCAACGATGACATGTGCCCAATTGAGCATAGAGTGAAGGATGAAGATAGAGTTGATTCTGCTGAACATCTCTACTATAATGATAAGAAGAGAAGAATAGGTTATGATGGAAGGTTATTGAGGGATAATGCTGTGGAAGATAAGCTTCTTGTTCACTCCCTCAATGAAGAATTAAAATCTTCTAGAGATGATTGGTCCTCTTTGAATGGCAGGGTAAAGAGTGGGCACAAAATCCACATGAATTATTCTCCTGCCATCTCCAACTACATGGGAGATTCTGACCTCAGAAGAACAGTTCATGATTCAAATTTTGTGGTAAGAGATCAGATAGTAAAGGAAAATAACATGGACAGTAATTATTGTCTGGGCAGATCAAATGAGCACAGTGGAAAGGCTTCAGACAGTGATATAACTAGACTTGGTACTCATTATGCAGGGTTTTCAAGGAAAACTACTGTGGATAAAGCACATAGCATGTATAATTCTCGTGAGCCTTCCCTTTCTAGGAAGAATAAAAGTGACCCCTTTTGGAATATTGGAACAGTAACTGATGATTGGCAGAGTTCCTTTGACGATAGAGTAGGAAAAAAGAGCAATTTGGACCTGGATATTAATTCTACAATCGTGTCTGAACGCTTTGATAACTCACCACATAATCAGAACGGAATTCGTAAAGATGGTAGATTATTCACAACAGAGATAAGTGGAAATGAATCTAAGGTTCTTACAGGTATCGGAAGAGAATTTGATCATCTAGCGGCCATTGATGATGATAGTGTATGCTTCCTTTCTAGGCGTAAAGGAGCAAATGAAAAATGTGTAGATAACTTTTGTATCCCAGCTGCTTCAAATGGGAACTCCGCGTATGCCGGAGATGTAAGTAGACGGGTGGCTGAAGTTGGTAGTTATCCAATGAATGATTTCGATGGGTTTGTCCCTGGTGCAGAAAACTTTCAGAGGCCTCTCACCGTGGCTGATTGCACTGCTTACTCTCCAATGAAGAATGGAACCTCAGGGTACTATACCAAGTTTATTGCTGAAACAGAATTTCCTCAGTCAACAGAAGCCCAAAATCTTGATTACTCTTGCTCTAAATTCCATGATGCAACAACTACAAAAGTCATGCCATATAAACATGAGCGCCTCAGTTCTTGTTATGGACATACCGAGACTTATGAAGTTGAACAGGGCTCAAACTTTGTACAAAAGCAATCTTCTTCCAATGTTTATAGAGAGAATAGTTTTGCATTGTCTAAAGGTATATTTTCTCCATATTCCTATCCAGAATTTACAAAGAGGGGCCTGGAATCAGCTTCTGAAGATGGAAAGATGGTTCTGCTTCGATCACATGATGGGTTCGACGCTCCCCCTTTAAATGTTGGAATTTCTGAGGCAATGGAATCAAATAGGTCTGGTTCTTTTGGTTATAGAACGGATTTCATTCCAAGGGGTTCTATTGCTCCACATTTTGCTAGGGCTGATATTAACAAGGGTGATAGTTGGAGATTTAAATCTCAAGCTGCCCTCGGTTCTATTGCTAGAAATTCTTTCTCTGGTAATTATCAATGTGCAGATGAGGAACTAGGTGATGACCATTTTATATGGCAAGCGAGTGATGCAACTCATGTTGGAAGAAGTTCTCGTTCTCCTAATACGAGTCGGTTACTTCATCAAGGCAACGTTTTGACAAATCTTGATCACACCAACATCCCTGGGGCAGACATCGTTAATGATGAATGCCAGAACAACATATTAACTGATGTTGTCCATTCTGATTCCAGAAATTCCAGAAGAAGTGTGTTTAGTCGCTTATCTTTAGCTCCTAAAGTACGTAAGCTGAGAGAACAAGAAGCTGATCATAGTATGAGCTTTAATGAGCATTATATGGATACTACAATTGACGAAATCATGGACGTGTTATACAAGGATCAGAAAATTGTACCAAAAAAGCCATTGAATTGGAAACCATATATTCGAAAAGTCGAACATGGGGAAACTAACAGGTCCGGGAAACATGTTGCAGTTATCAAGAATGATTTAGAGCAGCCTGATGATTCAATTATGAGAGTTCTCAGAGAAAGCGCCGATGAAGTCCTTGAAGGAAGTATGAACCATGTTCTCGCAGAGACCAGAGTGGTGGACTTCAAGCGCAGGAGGAAGACAAGTCGAGCTTCAGAAAAGACTAATGCCAAACTCAACAAAGAAGAAAAGACAAATGATAATGAACACACAGTCCTTCAGAATGCACAAGAAAACAGTTCTGAAACTGCAATAGCTAAGGATTCAGCTGATAAGCCAATCAAGCGTAGAAAGCTTGTGCGTCCAGCATTTGATGAAAACAACTCCACGAGTGATTTGAAAGACCAACTTCCTTGTCAGACACTTGACAAGGTTAAAACAGGCAATTCAGATTCGAGCGAAATTCAGTCCGCCctctaa
- the LOC132625043 gene encoding uncharacterized protein LOC132625043 isoform X3, with amino-acid sequence MEYGNEENGFISVPAPEFGAIFMSNIATKRDCFKHKVFGLPSSMANFVKEVKKGMVLFLFEYEMRQLFGVYRAISDGGMNIVPHAFRSSGKQFAAQVQFVPIWYCSPLSENEFRDAIRDNYFSARKFHFGLSDEQVHRLLRLFSSRKLKNKLPPRSLTAVVSNGVDEDHIMVNNNSSAASGGFDIKHSNVDLGKALSRGHPRSFCGVKGVNDDMCPIEHRVKDEDRVDSAEHLYYNDKKRRIGYDGRLLRDNAVEDKLLVHSLNEELKSSRDDWSSLNGRVKSGHKIHMNYSPAISNYMGDSDLRRTVHDSNFVVRDQIVKENNMDSNYCLGRSNEHSGKASDSDITRLGTHYAGFSRKTTVDKAHSMYNSREPSLSRKNKSDPFWNIGTVTDDWQSSFDDRVGKKSNLDLDINSTIVSERFDNSPHNQNGIRKDGRLFTTEISGNESKVLTGIGREFDHLAAIDDDSVCFLSRRKGANEKCVDNFCIPAASNGNSAYAGDVSRRVAEVGSYPMNDFDGFVPGAENFQRPLTVADCTAYSPMKNGTSGYYTKFIAETEFPQSTEAQNLDYSCSKFHDATTTKVMPYKHERLSSCYGHTETYEVEQGSNFVQKQSSSNVYRENSFALSKGIFSPYSYPEFTKRGLESASEDGKMVLLRSHDGFDAPPLNVGISEAMESNRSGSFGYRTDFIPRGSIAPHFARADINKGDSWRFKSQAALGSIARNSFSGNYQCADEELGDDHFIWQASDATHVGRSSRSPNTSRLLHQGNVLTNLDHTNIPGADIVNDECQNNILTDVVHSDSRNSRRSVFSRLSLAPKVRKLREQEADHSMSFNEHYMDTTIDEIMDVLYKDQKIVPKKPLNWKPYIRKVEHGETNRSGKHVAVIKNDLEQPDDSIMRVLRESADEVLEGSMNHVLAETRVVDFKRRRKTSRASEKTNAKLNKEEKTNDNEHTVLQNAQENSSETAIAKDSADKPIKRRKLVRPAFDENNSTSDLKDQLPCQTLDKVKTGNSDSSEIQSAL; translated from the exons ATGGAGTATGGCAACGAAGAGAATGGTTTTATTAGTGTTCCGGCTCCTGAGTTTGGTGCAATTTTTATGTCAAACATTGCAACAAAGAGAGACTGCTTTAAACATAAGGTCTTTGGCCTTCCATCGTCCATGGCTAATTTTGTTAAGGAGGTCAAAAAAGGAATGGTCCTGTTCCTATTTGAATATGAAATGAGACAACTTTTTGGAGTGTATCGGGCTATCTCAGACGGTGGAATGAACATTGTACCCCATGCATTTAGGTCTTCAGGGAAGCAGTTTGCTGCGCAG GTCCAATTTGTGCCGATCTGGTACTGTAGTCCACTATCTGAAAATGAGTTCCGCGATGCCATTAGGGACAACTACTTTTCAGCAAGGAAGTTCCACTTTGGTCTATCTGATGAGCAG GTTCATAGGCTTCTCAGGTTGTTTAGTTCAAgaaagttaaagaataagttacCCCCGAGAAGTCTCACAGCTGTAGTGAGCAACGGTGTTGACGAAGACCATATAATGGTCAATAACAATTCTTCTGCTGCAAGTGGTGGTTTTGATATCAAACATTCTAATGTTGATTTAGGGAAGGCCCTGTCGAGAGGACATCCAAGGTCATTCTGTGGGGTAAAAGGAGTCAACGATGACATGTGCCCAATTGAGCATAGAGTGAAGGATGAAGATAGAGTTGATTCTGCTGAACATCTCTACTATAATGATAAGAAGAGAAGAATAGGTTATGATGGAAGGTTATTGAGGGATAATGCTGTGGAAGATAAGCTTCTTGTTCACTCCCTCAATGAAGAATTAAAATCTTCTAGAGATGATTGGTCCTCTTTGAATGGCAGGGTAAAGAGTGGGCACAAAATCCACATGAATTATTCTCCTGCCATCTCCAACTACATGGGAGATTCTGACCTCAGAAGAACAGTTCATGATTCAAATTTTGTGGTAAGAGATCAGATAGTAAAGGAAAATAACATGGACAGTAATTATTGTCTGGGCAGATCAAATGAGCACAGTGGAAAGGCTTCAGACAGTGATATAACTAGACTTGGTACTCATTATGCAGGGTTTTCAAGGAAAACTACTGTGGATAAAGCACATAGCATGTATAATTCTCGTGAGCCTTCCCTTTCTAGGAAGAATAAAAGTGACCCCTTTTGGAATATTGGAACAGTAACTGATGATTGGCAGAGTTCCTTTGACGATAGAGTAGGAAAAAAGAGCAATTTGGACCTGGATATTAATTCTACAATCGTGTCTGAACGCTTTGATAACTCACCACATAATCAGAACGGAATTCGTAAAGATGGTAGATTATTCACAACAGAGATAAGTGGAAATGAATCTAAGGTTCTTACAGGTATCGGAAGAGAATTTGATCATCTAGCGGCCATTGATGATGATAGTGTATGCTTCCTTTCTAGGCGTAAAGGAGCAAATGAAAAATGTGTAGATAACTTTTGTATCCCAGCTGCTTCAAATGGGAACTCCGCGTATGCCGGAGATGTAAGTAGACGGGTGGCTGAAGTTGGTAGTTATCCAATGAATGATTTCGATGGGTTTGTCCCTGGTGCAGAAAACTTTCAGAGGCCTCTCACCGTGGCTGATTGCACTGCTTACTCTCCAATGAAGAATGGAACCTCAGGGTACTATACCAAGTTTATTGCTGAAACAGAATTTCCTCAGTCAACAGAAGCCCAAAATCTTGATTACTCTTGCTCTAAATTCCATGATGCAACAACTACAAAAGTCATGCCATATAAACATGAGCGCCTCAGTTCTTGTTATGGACATACCGAGACTTATGAAGTTGAACAGGGCTCAAACTTTGTACAAAAGCAATCTTCTTCCAATGTTTATAGAGAGAATAGTTTTGCATTGTCTAAAGGTATATTTTCTCCATATTCCTATCCAGAATTTACAAAGAGGGGCCTGGAATCAGCTTCTGAAGATGGAAAGATGGTTCTGCTTCGATCACATGATGGGTTCGACGCTCCCCCTTTAAATGTTGGAATTTCTGAGGCAATGGAATCAAATAGGTCTGGTTCTTTTGGTTATAGAACGGATTTCATTCCAAGGGGTTCTATTGCTCCACATTTTGCTAGGGCTGATATTAACAAGGGTGATAGTTGGAGATTTAAATCTCAAGCTGCCCTCGGTTCTATTGCTAGAAATTCTTTCTCTGGTAATTATCAATGTGCAGATGAGGAACTAGGTGATGACCATTTTATATGGCAAGCGAGTGATGCAACTCATGTTGGAAGAAGTTCTCGTTCTCCTAATACGAGTCGGTTACTTCATCAAGGCAACGTTTTGACAAATCTTGATCACACCAACATCCCTGGGGCAGACATCGTTAATGATGAATGCCAGAACAACATATTAACTGATGTTGTCCATTCTGATTCCAGAAATTCCAGAAGAAGTGTGTTTAGTCGCTTATCTTTAGCTCCTAAAGTACGTAAGCTGAGAGAACAAGAAGCTGATCATAGTATGAGCTTTAATGAGCATTATATGGATACTACAATTGACGAAATCATGGACGTGTTATACAAGGATCAGAAAATTGTACCAAAAAAGCCATTGAATTGGAAACCATATATTCGAAAAGTCGAACATGGGGAAACTAACAGGTCCGGGAAACATGTTGCAGTTATCAAGAATGATTTAGAGCAGCCTGATGATTCAATTATGAGAGTTCTCAGAGAAAGCGCCGATGAAGTCCTTGAAGGAAGTATGAACCATGTTCTCGCAGAGACCAGAGTGGTGGACTTCAAGCGCAGGAGGAAGACAAGTCGAGCTTCAGAAAAGACTAATGCCAAACTCAACAAAGAAGAAAAGACAAATGATAATGAACACACAGTCCTTCAGAATGCACAAGAAAACAGTTCTGAAACTGCAATAGCTAAGGATTCAGCTGATAAGCCAATCAAGCGTAGAAAGCTTGTGCGTCCAGCATTTGATGAAAACAACTCCACGAGTGATTTGAAAGACCAACTTCCTTGTCAGACACTTGACAAGGTTAAAACAGGCAATTCAGATTCGAGCGAAATTCAGTCCGCCctctaa